A DNA window from Drosophila biarmipes strain raj3 chromosome 2R, RU_DBia_V1.1, whole genome shotgun sequence contains the following coding sequences:
- the LOC108026691 gene encoding DNA replication factor Cdt1 yields MAQPSVAAFFTNRKRAALDDATSIKNRRLAEPAETVAPAPSQLPAGNQDADTDLDNLKAMASGIRTRSGRTTRLIVSAAQESGKKKAPSSAKMEAHIKQPKLVQFIKKGTLSPRKQAQSSKLDEEELQQQSSAAVSEQTPKVSFTITSQQNADNVQRGLRTPTKQILKESSPIKADLRRQLTFDEVKTKVSRSAKLQELKAVLARKAALEQKRKEQEERNRKLREAGPSPSKSKISVQLKEFDTIELEVLTSPLKTFKTPTKLPPPTPDKHELMSPRHTDVSKRLLFSPAKNGSPVKLVEVPAYKRYANLVETSRAGQLPLPYKYRHLLDVFKGLDSVVAMFHNRKETITYKKLKPAVQRMLRKNFTETHLAQIKHVYPEAFIFSQMKTRNFGSVSKADYFQLVISPNVEPLPEQQQSEKQQRFGKVDEDDVLASAQSTSMNPHVMTARMQRFQSLLLERVMRAHDQFLRSQDPPIIIEKALTRWHPQFDLESCPEVELAPLPQPPNVEKYSSAKDILSTARNLFNCATPMERAMDRYEAKLEADKQAAEGNKKAEEQPPGPVVTQTSTGTQASEGKDVPGTTRSPGKTAVPETTDQTTTAKPTVKECTAPDASSNLLKGLPKSLIDKIRAKQAAKALEAMTRRPSQDQEATKYSRLPELARHLRNVFVTERKGVLTLEVVIKKIQNSFRANLTPQEIETHLKLLAKELPSWASFHEVRKTMYLKVAKDMDMNKIIEKLESVANAKSN; encoded by the exons ATGGCCCAGCCATCGGTAGCTGCATTCTTCACCAACCGCAAGCGCGCCGCCTTGGATGATGCCACCAGCATCAAGAACCGG CGTCTGGCGGAACCGGCCGAGACAGTCGCCCCCGCCCCCTCACAGCTGCCCGCCGGCAACCAGGATGCGGACACGGATCTGGACAACCTCAAGGCCATGGCCAGCGGCATTCGCACCCGCTCCGGACGCACCACCCGCCTAATAGTGAGCGCCGCCCAGGAGAGCGGGAAAAAGAAGGCACCTTCTTCGGCGAAAATGGAGGCCCACATCAAGCAGCCCAAGCTGGTGCAGTTCATTAAGAAGGGCACTCTGTCGCCCCGGAAGCAGGCCCAGTCCAGCAAGCtggacgaggaggagctgcagcagcagtcgTCGGCGGCCGTCAGCGAGCAGACGCCCAAGGTGAGCTTCACCATCACCAGCCAGCAGAATGCGGACAATGTGCAGCGCGGTCTGCGCACGCCCACCAAGCAGATCCTCAAGGAATCCTCGCCCATCAAGGCGGATCTGCGCCGCCAGCTCACCTTCGACGAGGTGAAGACGAAGGTCTCGCGCAGCGCCAAGCTGCAGGAACTGAAGGCGGTGCTGGCCAGGAAGGCGGCCCTCGAGCAGAAGCgcaaggagcaggaggagcgcAACCGGAAGCTCCGAGAAGCCGGCCCCTCGCCCTCCAAGTCGAAGATTAGCGTGCAGCTCAAGGAGTTCGACACCATCGAGCTGGAGGTGCTCACAAG CCCCTTGAAGACCTTCAAGACGCCCACAAAACTGCCGCCACCCACCCCGGACAAACATGAGCTCATGTCGCCGCGCCACACGGACGTCTCCAAGCGCCTGCTCTTCAGTCCGGCCAAAAATGGATCCCCGGTCAAGCTGGTGGAGGTTCCGGCCTACAAGCGCTACGCCAACTTGGTGGAAACCAGCCGGGCCGGCCAACTGCCGCTTCCGTACAAATACCGGCACTTGCTGGACGTGTTCAAGGGCCTCGACTCCGTGGTGGCCATGTTCCACAACCGCAAGGAGACCATCACCTACAAGAAGCTGAAGCCGGCAGTGCAGCGCATGCTGCGCAAGAACTTCACCGAGACCCATTTGGCCCAGATCAAGCACGTCTACCCGGAGGCCTTCATCTTCAGCCAGATGAAGACGCGCAACTTTGGGTCCGTGTCCAAGGCGGACTACTTCCAGCTGGTCATCAGCCCCAATGTGGAGCCACTGcccgagcagcagcagtcggAGAAACAACAGCGCTTCGGCAAGGTCGACGAGGACGATGTGCTCGCGTCGGCCCAGTCGACGTCCATGAATCCACACGTCATGACGGCGCGCATGCAGCGCTTCCAGAGCCTGCTGCTCGAGCGGGTGATGCGGGCGCACGACCAGTTCCTGCGCTCCCAGGACCCGCCGATCATCATCGAGAAGGCGCTGACCCGCTGGCATCCGCAGTTCGATCTGGAGAGCTGCCCAGAGGTGGAGCTGGCCCCGCTGCCCCAGCCGCCCAATGTGGAGAAGTACTCCTCGGCCAAGGACATTCTGTCCACCGCTCGAAATCTTTTCAACTGCGCCACGCCCATGGAGAGAGCTATGGATCGCTATGAGGCCAAGTTGGAGGCAGACAAGCAGGCGGCTGAAGGCAATAAAAAGGCAGAGGAGCAGCCACCAGGTCCAGTAGTAACCCAGACAAGTACGGGAACTCAGGCAAGTGAAGGCAAGGACGTGCCTGGAACAACAAGATCGCCGGGCAAAACGGCTGTCCCAGAAACCACCGACCAAACAACCACTGCCAAGCCGACGGTGAAGGAGTGCACCGCCCCGGATGCCAGTTCCAATCTTCTGAAGGGCCTGCCGAAGTCCCTGATCGATAAAATCCGCGCCAAGCAGGCGGCCAAGGCTTTGGAGGCGATGACTCGTCGTCCGTCACAGGACCAGGAGGCCACCAAGTACTCGCGTTTGCCCGAGTTGGCCAGACACCTGCGCAATGTCTTCGTCACCGAGCGAAAAGGCGTGCTCACACTGGAAGTGGTCATCAAGAAGATCCAGAACAGCTTCCGGGCCAACCTCACGCCGCAGGAGATCGAGACGCATCTAAAGCTGCTCGCCAAGGAGCTGCCCAGCTGGGCATCCTTCCACGAGGTGCGCAAGACCATGTACCTCAAGGTCGCCAAGGACATGGACATGAACAAGATCATCGAGAAGCTGGAGAGCGTGGCGAACGCCAAGAGCAATTGA
- the LOC108026692 gene encoding SRSF protein kinase 3 isoform X2, which translates to MDLLPSEANICDFIFLSGRYHVIRKLGWGHFSTVWLCWDLQEKSYVAIKIVKSAPHFAETAKDEIKILRTVRETDPSNPRRQKTVQMLDDFKITGVNGTHICMVFEVLGDNLLKLIRKSNYRGIPLGNVKTITRQVLEGLDYLHTCCKIIHTDIKPENVLLCVDEPHVRSLATEATQLYCMNSKMYPSLVSRAPKEYREPPITGKMSKNRKKKLKKKAKKRMELFKKQRDYLEQAGGQTGEGQDAGEDQTDFGVNHNEVQNGDAGISDGDEYFEVKQEPEDNEDDDDEDVAAEQPIHKERKERPERKEQAQQQEPLAEGADKAKKKKKKKNKNKSNQLHAQQPPQLENSTSSGDSSSALKSHQTNGSSSISNSNSNSNSSGTLKGQSNGKKMPLRPKQEKQLEKQQQQSSNQQLNNNNSCSKPNSNSNSKISSGSVDNSSSATNGPYSEPMLPPPPPPPQTKHRARRDPALEECSVYVKIADLGNACWVDRHFTEDIQTRQYRSLEVILGSGYDTSADIWSTACMVFELATGDYLFEPHSGDTYSRDEDHLAHIIELLGPIPRHIVFRGTYAQQSFNRAGELRNITGLKPWGLMDVLLEKYEWSQSEAESFASFLKPMLEFDPAKRATAAECLQHPWLR; encoded by the exons ATGGATTTATTGCCATCCGAGGCAAACATTTGTGATTTCATTTTCCTAAGTG GGCGTTACCATGTCATCCGAAAATTGGGCTGGGGCCACTTCTCCACCGTCTGGCTGTGCTGGGATCTGCAGGAGAAGAGCTATGTGGCAATCAAGATTGTCAAGTCGGCGCCGCACTTTGCAGAGACGGCCAAGGATGAGATCAAGATACTCAGGACGGTGCGCGAGACGGATCCATCGAATCCACGTCGCCAGAAGACAGTCCAAATGCTGGATGACTTCAAGATCACCGGCGTAAACGGCACCCACATTTGCATGGTGTTCGAGGTGCTGGGCGACAACTTGCTAAAGCTCATCCGAAAATCCAACTACCGCGGCATCCCGTTGGGCAACGTGAAGACCATCACCCGCCAGGTGCTGGAAGGTCTTGACTATCTGCACACATGCTGTAAGATTATCCACACGGACATTAAGCCCGAGAATGTGCTATTATGCGTGGACGAGCCACATGTCCGCTCGCTTGCCACTGAAGCCACCCAGCTGTACTGCATGAACTCCAAGATGTATCCATCGCTGGTAAGCCGGGCGCCCAAGGAGTACCGCGAGCCGCCCATCACTGGGAAAATGAGCAAGAACCGAAAGAAGAAGCTCAAGAAGAAGGCCAAGAAGCGCATGGAGCTGTTCAAGAAGCAGCGAGACTACCTGGAGCAGGCGGGCGGCCAGACGGGCGAGGGCCAGGATGCTGGCGAGGATCAGACGGACTTTGGTGTCAATCACAATGAGGTGCAGAACGGCGATGCTGGCATCTCCGATGGGGATGAGTACTTTGAGGTGAAGCAGGAGCCGGAGGACAATGAAGATGACGATGATGAGGATGTAGCTGCAGAGCAGCCAATACACAAGGAGCGTAAGGAGCGACCTGAGCGCAAGGAGCAGGCACAGCAGCAGGAACCGCTGGCTGAGGGCGCTGACAAAgccaaaaagaagaagaaaaagaagaacaaAA ACAAATCTAACCAGCTGCATGCTCAGCAGCCTCCACAACTGGAGAACTCCACGAGCAGCGgcgacagcagcagcgccCTCAAGAGTCACCAGACCAATGGCAGCAGTAGCATTAGCAACAGCAACTCCAACAGCAACTCGAGCGGCACATTGAAAGGACAATCAAACGGGAAGAAGATGCCGTTGCGACCCAAGCAGGAGAAGCAACtggaaaagcagcagcagcagtcgtcGAATCAGCagctgaacaacaacaactctTGTTCCAAGCCAAACTCGAACAGCAATTCGAAAATCTCAAGCGGCTCCGTGGATAACTCATCGTCGGCCACCAACGGCCCGTATTCTGAGCCCATGttgccaccacctcctccgccaccGCAAACAAAACACAGGGCCAGACGGGACCCGGCGCTGGAGGAATGCAGCGTTTACGTAAAGATCGCAGATCTGGGAAACGCCTGCTGGGTGGATCGCCACTTCACCGAGGACATACAGACGCGCCAGTATCGCTCGCTGGAAGTGATTCTCGGTTCAGGCTACGACACCTCGGCGGACATTTGGAGCACTGCATGCATGGTGTTCGAGCTGGCCACCGGCGACTACCTGTTTGAGCCGCATTCCGGCGATACCTATTCCCGCGACGAGGATCACCTGGCCCACATCATCGAGCTGCTGGGTCCCATACCGCGACACATTGTGTTCCGCGGCACCTATGCTCAGCAATCGTTTAACCGAGCCGGAGAACTTCGGAACATCACTGGCCTCAAGCCCTGGGGCCTAATGGACGTTCTGCTGGAGAAGTACGAGTGGTCGCAGAGTGAGGCGGAGTCATTTGCCTCGTTCCTCAAGCCCATGCTGGAGTTCGACCCGGCCAAGCGGGCCACCGCCGCGGAGTGTCTGCAGCACCCGTGGCTTAGATAA
- the LOC108026692 gene encoding SRSF protein kinase 3 isoform X1, with product MNKADVNRRVLAIQAKKKRHKNNKKRGKQNGQEQQPNPGQNLNPPNSQPNPSGENLQAPDNANNSHADAPISAAFSKVTAAATASTSSGGSGGTPEQYQPSQPQSQSQPQAKTKSKSTNSQKEQVQQPPRSSSNESYESELNSENEEQELKEDYCKGGYHPVNIGDLFQGRYHVIRKLGWGHFSTVWLCWDLQEKSYVAIKIVKSAPHFAETAKDEIKILRTVRETDPSNPRRQKTVQMLDDFKITGVNGTHICMVFEVLGDNLLKLIRKSNYRGIPLGNVKTITRQVLEGLDYLHTCCKIIHTDIKPENVLLCVDEPHVRSLATEATQLYCMNSKMYPSLVSRAPKEYREPPITGKMSKNRKKKLKKKAKKRMELFKKQRDYLEQAGGQTGEGQDAGEDQTDFGVNHNEVQNGDAGISDGDEYFEVKQEPEDNEDDDDEDVAAEQPIHKERKERPERKEQAQQQEPLAEGADKAKKKKKKKNKNKSNQLHAQQPPQLENSTSSGDSSSALKSHQTNGSSSISNSNSNSNSSGTLKGQSNGKKMPLRPKQEKQLEKQQQQSSNQQLNNNNSCSKPNSNSNSKISSGSVDNSSSATNGPYSEPMLPPPPPPPQTKHRARRDPALEECSVYVKIADLGNACWVDRHFTEDIQTRQYRSLEVILGSGYDTSADIWSTACMVFELATGDYLFEPHSGDTYSRDEDHLAHIIELLGPIPRHIVFRGTYAQQSFNRAGELRNITGLKPWGLMDVLLEKYEWSQSEAESFASFLKPMLEFDPAKRATAAECLQHPWLR from the exons ATGAACAAGGCTGACGTCAACCGCCGAGTTCTGGCCATTCAGGCGAAGAAGAAGCGCCATAAGAACAACAAGAAGCGGGGCAAGCAGAAcggccaggagcagcagccgaATCCCGGCCAGAACTTGAATCCCCCCAACTCCCAGCCGAATCCGAGCGGCGAGAACTTGCAGGCACCGGATAATGCTAATAATAGCCATGCGGATGCGCCCATTTCGGCCGCTTTCAGCAAGGTCACTGCAGCGGCAACGGCCTCCACTTCCAGCGGCGGATCGGGGGGCACCCCCGAGCAATATCAACCATCCCAGCCACAGTCCCAGTCGCAGCCGCAGGCCAAGACCAAGTCGAAATCAACCAATTCGCAGAAGGAGCAAGTACAGCAGCCACCGCGGAGCAGCTCCAACGAGTCCTACGAATCGGAGCTGAACAGCGAGaacgaggagcaggagctgaaGGAGGACTACTGCAAGGGTGGCTACCACCCCGTCAACATCGGTGACCTGTTTCAGG GGCGTTACCATGTCATCCGAAAATTGGGCTGGGGCCACTTCTCCACCGTCTGGCTGTGCTGGGATCTGCAGGAGAAGAGCTATGTGGCAATCAAGATTGTCAAGTCGGCGCCGCACTTTGCAGAGACGGCCAAGGATGAGATCAAGATACTCAGGACGGTGCGCGAGACGGATCCATCGAATCCACGTCGCCAGAAGACAGTCCAAATGCTGGATGACTTCAAGATCACCGGCGTAAACGGCACCCACATTTGCATGGTGTTCGAGGTGCTGGGCGACAACTTGCTAAAGCTCATCCGAAAATCCAACTACCGCGGCATCCCGTTGGGCAACGTGAAGACCATCACCCGCCAGGTGCTGGAAGGTCTTGACTATCTGCACACATGCTGTAAGATTATCCACACGGACATTAAGCCCGAGAATGTGCTATTATGCGTGGACGAGCCACATGTCCGCTCGCTTGCCACTGAAGCCACCCAGCTGTACTGCATGAACTCCAAGATGTATCCATCGCTGGTAAGCCGGGCGCCCAAGGAGTACCGCGAGCCGCCCATCACTGGGAAAATGAGCAAGAACCGAAAGAAGAAGCTCAAGAAGAAGGCCAAGAAGCGCATGGAGCTGTTCAAGAAGCAGCGAGACTACCTGGAGCAGGCGGGCGGCCAGACGGGCGAGGGCCAGGATGCTGGCGAGGATCAGACGGACTTTGGTGTCAATCACAATGAGGTGCAGAACGGCGATGCTGGCATCTCCGATGGGGATGAGTACTTTGAGGTGAAGCAGGAGCCGGAGGACAATGAAGATGACGATGATGAGGATGTAGCTGCAGAGCAGCCAATACACAAGGAGCGTAAGGAGCGACCTGAGCGCAAGGAGCAGGCACAGCAGCAGGAACCGCTGGCTGAGGGCGCTGACAAAgccaaaaagaagaagaaaaagaagaacaaAA ACAAATCTAACCAGCTGCATGCTCAGCAGCCTCCACAACTGGAGAACTCCACGAGCAGCGgcgacagcagcagcgccCTCAAGAGTCACCAGACCAATGGCAGCAGTAGCATTAGCAACAGCAACTCCAACAGCAACTCGAGCGGCACATTGAAAGGACAATCAAACGGGAAGAAGATGCCGTTGCGACCCAAGCAGGAGAAGCAACtggaaaagcagcagcagcagtcgtcGAATCAGCagctgaacaacaacaactctTGTTCCAAGCCAAACTCGAACAGCAATTCGAAAATCTCAAGCGGCTCCGTGGATAACTCATCGTCGGCCACCAACGGCCCGTATTCTGAGCCCATGttgccaccacctcctccgccaccGCAAACAAAACACAGGGCCAGACGGGACCCGGCGCTGGAGGAATGCAGCGTTTACGTAAAGATCGCAGATCTGGGAAACGCCTGCTGGGTGGATCGCCACTTCACCGAGGACATACAGACGCGCCAGTATCGCTCGCTGGAAGTGATTCTCGGTTCAGGCTACGACACCTCGGCGGACATTTGGAGCACTGCATGCATGGTGTTCGAGCTGGCCACCGGCGACTACCTGTTTGAGCCGCATTCCGGCGATACCTATTCCCGCGACGAGGATCACCTGGCCCACATCATCGAGCTGCTGGGTCCCATACCGCGACACATTGTGTTCCGCGGCACCTATGCTCAGCAATCGTTTAACCGAGCCGGAGAACTTCGGAACATCACTGGCCTCAAGCCCTGGGGCCTAATGGACGTTCTGCTGGAGAAGTACGAGTGGTCGCAGAGTGAGGCGGAGTCATTTGCCTCGTTCCTCAAGCCCATGCTGGAGTTCGACCCGGCCAAGCGGGCCACCGCCGCGGAGTGTCTGCAGCACCCGTGGCTTAGATAA